Proteins co-encoded in one Aspergillus flavus chromosome 2, complete sequence genomic window:
- a CDS encoding oxidoreductase FAD-binding protein, with protein sequence MASLLTDTLPWHDGEIQMRSLLRIPPIINPTVPSLSYGATYLLLNSPLLAIGAVDREGRPWSTLWGGEVGFAKPTSQSKIEIRTPVDSKHDPLADILLHNSSGESGQLVSGLVVDLATRKRAKLFGRKITGSIQVDEENHIDSSRVGFAHLLVQIEASLGNCPKYINIRNITPALPTPRLISESPQLPSGALKLLDHADTLFISSRHGDVDMDTNIRGGPPGFVRVISNEPNGAVFAYPEYSGNRLYQTLGNLQTTPLAGFVFPDFETGDALYVTGQTEVLVGKEAAALLPRSNLAVKVTVTAARYVEQSLSFRGVAGAKSPYNPGVRYLATEKASPAAIGDEKSSVTAMLVKKELLTPTICRFRFQISDPSKIGTWTPGQYATLSFQEELDMGYSHMKDDDPSSINDDYVRTFTVSSYPALNRSTEFEITARRHGNVTDYLFRTNERAGLEVPLKGFGGDFYVKTPSEHGKIPFIAGGIGITPLLAQLPDLDVSHLRLFWTISIRDLGLILDTFNRFPQLPHGTSLFITGPEPHDEKTTEQLATLVASGAQVERRRMQAKDLDLSLADVWYFCGGPSLKSSVLDWLAGKEIVYEDFNY encoded by the exons ATGGCGTCCCTTCTAACTGATACTCTTCCCTGGCATGATGGTGAAATACAAATGCGCAGTTTGCTGCGTATTCCACCTATTATCAACCCCACAGTTCCTTCTCTAAGTTACGGGGCAACTTATTTGCTCTTAAACTCGCCTTTGCTTGCTATCGGTGCCGTTGATCGAGAGGGCCGGCCTTGGTCAACGCTTTGGGGTGGTGAAGTAGGCTTCGCCAAACCAACTTCTCAATCGAAAATCGAGATTAGGACTCCTGTTGATAGCAAGCACGACCCTCTAGCAGATATACTACTACATAACAGCTCAGGGGAGTCCGGGCAGTTGGTCTCTGGCTTAGTTGTCGATCTAGCGACCCGCAAAAGAGCAAAGCTTTTTGGAAGGAAAATCACTGGATCGATACAAGTGGACGAAGAGAACCATATTGACTCCAGCAGGGTAGGGTTTGCGCATTTGCTTGTGCAAATAGAAGCAAGTCTTG GCAATTGTCccaagtatataaatattaggAACATTACCCCGGCTCTGCCTACTCCAAGATTAATCTCTGAATCCCCTCAATTGCCTTCTGGCGCTCTGAAGCTCCTTGATCATGCAGATACACTGTTCATATCTTCACGACATGGAGATGTGGATATGGATACCAACATCCGTGGTGGACCTCCAGGATTTGTCCGTGTTATATCTAACGAGCCCAACGGAGCCGTATTTGCTTATCCAGAGTATTCCGGTAATCGCCTGTATCAAACTCTGGGCAACCTTCAAACAACGCCTTTGGCGGGTTTTGTCTTTCCGGATTTTGAAACAGGAGATGCGTTGTACGTCACTGGACAAACTGAGGTCTTGGTGGGGAAAGAGGCCGCCGCTCTCCTTCCACGATCGAACCTGGCTGTGAAAGTGACTGTCACCGCAGCCCGGTACGTAGAGCAGTCATTATCATTTCGTGGCGTTGCAGGAGCAAAATCTCCATACAATCCGGGTGTACGATATTTGGCCACAGAAAAGGCTAGCCCTGCTGCTATAGGAGATGAAAAATCGTCTGTTACAGCTATGCTGGTAAAGAAGGAATTACTTACCCCGACAATATGCCGGTTTCGTTTTCAAATATCAGATCCATCGAAGATTGGGACATGGACGCCTGGGCAATATGCTACACTCTCCTTCCAAGAAGAGTTGGACATGGGGTATAGCCACATGAAAGATGATGACCCATCGAGTATCAATGATGACTATGTCCGAACTTTCACAGTTTCGTCGTACCCAGCACTTAACCGCTCTACAGAGTTCGAGATAACTGCTCGGAGACACGGTAATGTAACCGATTACCTTTTCAGAACCAACGAGCGAGCGGGTTTGGAGGTACCTTTGAAAGGCTTCGGCGGTGACTTCTACGTGAAAACACCAAGCGAGCATGGCAAAATTCCCTTCATAGCCGGGGGTATCGGAATAACGCCACTTCTTGCACAACTTCCGGATCTCGATGTCAGTCACTTACGTTTATTCTGGACTATTTCCATTCGCGACCTCGGTCTAATTTTGGACACATTCAATCGATTCCCTCAGTTACCCCACGGCACAAGCCTTTTTATAACTGGGCCTGAGCCTCATGATGAGAAAACTACTGAACAATTGGCGACATTAGTCGCATCTGGAGCACAAGTCGAACGTCGCCGAATGCAAGCTAAAGATCTAGATCTGTCCTTAGCAGACGTATGGTATTTCTGTGGCGGTCCTTCTTTAAAGAGTTCCGTGTTGGATTGGCTTGCTGGGAAAGAAATAGTATATGAAGATTTCAATTATTGA